The window AGCTGACTTGTAGTTGTTGGCtttctgtagaagaaacaTTGCTACCGCATCGTCTGTTGCTAAGTGTAGGCTATTCCTCAATTTTAGCCAGTGTTTGTAAGTATCATTTAAAGATGTTCCCTAAGATGTTCTCCTGTTTTGCTTCATTATGATACAACTTGAAATCaagtttgtgtgagtgtgtctgagCGTGCGTCATGAATCATGAGTGGTACCTTTAAGTTCAAGATCTTGAGGTTGTGCCATACTTTTGTGATTATCTGGCTAAACGCCATGTAGAGTTGTTAGCACTGGCTATAGTTCTTCACCTAGCACACAGATCTGTCCTATGGCAGGCTGCCATTTTTCTAATAGAAGGGCTTGATAACTTGTCTATAATTTATGTGTAAATTGTCCGTATGTTGTGGTGTGAGGGAAGGTGAGTGTGGGTGCAGGTAATACCTGGTATGCCACCTATTGCAGAATTTCACAGATAAACCCTGGGTTACACAGATAAGCTGCTGCCAATCAGTTATAGATGGTACCTATTTGTGAtggtattttgtctgtctgtctgtcttggtACTCTGTTTTTATTGTTACATATTAGAGATGATGTTCAAATACaacattttgtctgtctgtttgtgtgtctgtttgtctgtctatggcTTTGTTTGCTGATGATTGCTTAATGTATGTTCTTGTGTGCATATGTCACTGGTTTATTCTCTTTTAATCTATCTCTATATCTATAAAAAAGtctgatttgtctgtctgtctgtctgtctgtttgtgtgtttgtctgtttgtctgtctgtaacatcaatcacgccaaaacTCCCAGGCCGATCGCCATGAAACCGTGCATGAAGACTGTGTTTCACACCACATTGCAAACGCTTGCTTCGGCATTTAGACTgtcccctctcgaggagtCGACCCCAAGTGAAATCTCGCAATGACGTGACTGTGGTGCGACTTCGAATTTTGACACATATGATCCCCATGCACATGCCATGAGAGACGGTCAATTtccctgtctgtttgtacccCTGTCTACTAGCGGATGGAAGAGAGTCATGCATGGGACATATGTTGTTATTACAGTGGCAATCAAATCCTCTGGCTATCTTCTTACCACAATCACATTATCTACTACCAATAAGGCACATTACAGGGCCATTGATTCTCATAGCTAAACGATAAACTGCAAGCTGCATGCATCATGCATCATAACGCGAAAGCATGTGAGGACAGCGTGCATGACTCTAGGCTCTTCTACAACAtgattttgcattcaattagCGTAGATGTGGTGTCGTTTTACACGCTTACGCCCACCTTGCCCAATTTGTAACTTCCACATTTTCATCTTCATGATGAACAGTTACTGTTCTGCTTCTGCACAAGCTATATGAAGGAGAGCTGTGAGTGCGTTTGGGTGGgtctttagctaattagataaCACGTTTGGGTCATGCACCAGGAATGAATTATTCAGGAGTGTGTTTTCTCTGCCCAATAACTTATTAGTATATAATGGGAGCTTGTGTTAATTACTGTGCCCAGACAAGGAATGGGCTAAGGAGCTAGTATGTAATATAGCAAGTTTTCTGtctttttttgttgttgttgtatataTATGATATCTTAACTTAGCTTTTGTTTGTGATTCTCATCACTTACAATGTATCATTTGTTTGGTATGTAATTCACCAATTGTGAAGATAGTTACTTGAGTCTTCTATGGTTGCTCAAATGTCCTCCATCTAGACTTTAAAGTCTTTGAGTTACAGGTGTATTCAACAAGCTTTCTCTGTATGTATGATGGTATTATTTTTTATAGAAACATGCCAGCAGCTCAGGCTCTGAGAAGCCATGTTGTGCCATTTGCCACGAACCGGTGAGGCTTGCAAGTCTAActacttgtttgtgtatacTGTCCAACTGCAGATTTTTCTAGTATGTTATCTCTGTCCCTACATCATCAGGATGGCTATTAACTGGCTTAACTACAAGGCACTGGTTGACTATATGTGGTCTGGTTGCAGCTTTATGTGGGCTCTTTGTCTCTGGTCAACAAACTGTTGACACGAACTGGCCGAATGTCGTGAAGGTTTTCGTGCTAGGACTAGTCATAATTTCTAGCCTTCTTTGTATACGGTAAGCAGCTTATGCATTTTGAAGTGTGAACTTTTACTTAGTTGTAGTACATAGCACTAGCTGGGGCACCTTGCAAATACTGCATTTGTAAAATATATATTCATACTCAGCCTAACTGATAGAAAACTGTTTGAAATTTGAGTAActtattgttttatttttcaCTTTTTGGTGTAGAATTTTAGTGCAGAACGTAATGAATGCACTGCGTCGAGCAAGAGCAGCTGCCATGATGATTCGTGGTCGACTGCCTTCAGAAGAGGCTACACTTTGATACAGATACCTAGAAGACAGTCAGATTTGTGTTTACTACTTGTAGTGATAATTATGTGACAAATGTATATTGCTGTGCTTGCCAATAAAGACTGTAGGCTGCCTAGATATGAATTATTTACTGGTGCTATATTCGATTGACAATGTATTGGACAAACTTGCATTCTCAATATCTCACAGCTATTCAGCAATATGAATGTCTTAGAAGGAACTGGATTTGTACCAATGTCTTGTAGGCTCAATTGGACTGGCTTTGGCATCTCCAAGTACTTACATAACTGCTGTTGGTACTACCGCAAATATAGATTGATGCACTGTGTAGCTTTAAGATAGAGGACACCCTTGGAAGCTAGATCATATTTCACAAATGTATTGTGACACCATTTTTTCTTTACTGAATGTAGTATGTATGTTGCAATGTAGTACAGTTGGTGTTTGCTAGGCTGCTCCTGACAACCGAAACAAACACCATACATCTTGTATTTGAAAATCTCATTAGCAAGAGCTAATGCATGAGTTCATCACTagtatacacatacatgtgtacaCTTGAGTATTAGCTTCATCTCAACCATTGTCATAGTGAACTTGTTTAGTGCTCAAACTCTAATGTTGCAGCGAGAGAGTGATCAGAGTGTGATTCCTGACATCAATTGTTGTCACTGAATCAAGAACAATGTACATTATTCACTACTTGTACCCAAGTGTAATAAAAAATtgagaagcacattacagtgctaaaccgTTGGCCGGTATATGTAATCAcatctcgtcacgtgataatagTCATACTGAggttagcccaacccactcgtctcagctaaggtttccaatgcattcatttagctaaacaaaggtGCAAAATCCTACGTACTTACAGGGCAGTCGCTAGCCttgacctcccagacccgtgtagcgccgattcaaattGGCGCCatacgggtctgggaggccgaggatAACTGACACCAATCTTCATCCGTGCACGCCTAATCCGATCGCAATTCGATCGCGATAAATACAATCCACATCGAGAGGCGGATTCGATCCACATCGGTTGATTTCAATTATGAAAAATAGTGGGCGTAACCTTCACTTGGGCGTACGAGTGTATCTAGATATAGAGTCAAAATCTCTAGAGCCCTCTTTGTTCTCGATCATGCACTTTCAATTGCCATATCGCTGTTTTTCAACGCTTTCACAAGAACTCACATGTACATCGATCTGTCACGAGCTATCGAAAAAGAGGCGGAGATAGCGTTTCAAGGTGCATGAACGCTAGCTATCCCGATCGATGGGATCCATACATTTCTGGTCTACGCGTACTGCTCTAGATAGCTGACTAAACCAAGTGTTATATCTATTTCATAGAATACAGTCCTCctaggttaattaatttcctGCTGAAACAGACGTGTGCACTTCGTTGCGACATCTCCGGCAATAGCTTGACCTCTTCGGTTGACACTAGGCGTGGGCAGACGTACCCACATGTGGTCATGCAGTCAACTTAGATACAGCTAGCGTAAATATATAAGTTAGTCGAGGCTTCTTGCGAACATTTCGTATAGGtgaatgaacagacaaatgttGGCTAGATGATGCTCTTCAATTCGTCTGTTCAGCCCACACAGAGGAAATGTGGGCGGAGATAACGTGAACAAGCCACTAATCCAATTCTTCTATTCTCAACAGGTGTTCCTACAAGGTGTGCAGCATCGTTTAGCGGTCTTAGCGAATTTGGTAAGACATCTGAAAGTTTACTAACGATTCTAGATGCTATTGAGAATCGAATTTCTGTTCGCTACCTGTAGAGTCGGTGCTGCCAAGCAGTGTACAGATTAGCGTACTAGGCGCGTCGTCCGTTGACCTAGCTAGAGAACTGCTCTAGCTTATTAGTACTTTTGCTATGCTTCAGCCACTCGATTAGTTAATTACGTAGTAGATCTTTGTAGAGTTGAAGTTCATTGTTCTGATACTTTTGAACTGTCTGATGAAGTGCTAATGAGgcgttagagttagggttagggttagggctaGGGTTAGTGTCACAACAATAGTCACACATTcgtttgatatatatatatatatatatatatatatatatatatatatatatatatataatacgcTCTGTCTGCACAAAAACAGTTAGTATACGATCTGTAGTGATTTTGAAACATCTGTTTGGTTATATAACTAGAACAGAACGGACGATTTCGTAGCCTGCTTGAGTACGAATAGGTTTAAAGAGTAAGAGTTATAAATTAGGTGTGCTTCTTCAAGGACcgaattaattaaagttttagCCAAATACAGGTATACATAAAGGAAGCATAGTTGAGAATTGGATCTTTGATTGATGTTAACTAAACATACACAAGATTGCAACATGTTCTAGGTGCTCACACTGTTTGGCTTCAGAAAATGTCTCTTACTAATTCCGTTATACTTGCGTCTATTCTTATCATCTCTTCTGCAGTTGCAAAAGGTAACATTgctttaaaaattttaaaaattgtatCTGTTTAATAGTGAGTAAGAAGTGTATGTAAGTAACAGTTATTTGTTTAGAAGAGAGTAAGTATGCGTTTCCTAATACCGGACAAGCAATACTGTATCCGGATACCTTCTCATTCGTCAATGCAAGTAATGGTAAAACGTTGGTTGCTTATGCGTCTAATGCTATCGACGGACgaataaacagaaatgaaagTGGTCATAGAATGATTGCCAACTGCGCTGCAACTAAACCTCAGTCTCAGGAAAAGAGCAAAGTCCATTATCTGCAAATCGACTTGCAgacaaaattttttatttttgccGTTCGATTACATCTGAGAGACAACGAGTACAATCGAACACAACAAAAAGGTTTGGTTATTGAAGTGAGTGACTCAACTGAGCGGTCTGAATCAAAGCAGTGCGACGAACCCTATACAACAGTTTCAAATCAATCTCCTCTATTCATATGCCAAAAGTACGGACGATATGTTTATGCAGTTCTCCGCGACAGCGTTGGGCCTCTTCAAGTTTGTGAAATTCAGATACTTAAAAGTAGAGTTCTACAAATCCAAATTAAGAAGTTGTTGATACACTAATGCAAATGCCGTGATTTACAGGAATGGAGCTCAAAGGTTCGAATGCTGCTGTTCTTTATCCAGATAGTGTTTTGACGGCTGGAGGCAAACGGGCAGTTGCTTCAAATGCAATAGATGGAAAATATAGCGTCGGAGAGTCTGGCGCAGGTGGTGCTACCAACTGTGCAGTTACCAGTGAAAATACTACCGATCAAATTCCCAAATATCTACGCATCGACTTGGGTAGAGGTGAAGTTATTCAATATATCAAACTTCGTTTAAGAGATAGAATCGAGTCAGGTGAAGAGCGTGGATTCGAAAGCCAACGCGGTCTTACTATTTCAGTGGGCGTTACTGACAATCTCAGCAAATCTACAATGTGTGGCGTCCCATTCGATCCAATACGACAGGGTCAAGCACCTTACGTAGACTGTAAATTTAACGGCTTAATCGGCAGATTCGCTCAATACATCTGGATTGTACTAAACGCAACAAGAAGTCTTGAAATATGTGAAGTGGAAGCTTTTTATGCTGGTAAACTTAATTTCTCTTAGTAGTTACATCTGAAGCTACATAAAAAGACTAGATATTCTAATTTTACAATCattattacaaaatttaatgaTATTCATATAAACATCTGTTTCTTGCAGACTCAGAAATTCGTTGTGCATCGCCAAGACCAGCGACGAAGGAAAACTACGCAATCACTAGATTAACTAGAGGTGGTCGTCTTTCACTGCAATGCGAGCGTGGATATGAATCAACTCACAACAAGAACGTAACGTGTGGCGATAATGGATATTGGAGTTTACCATTACCAACCTGCAAAAGTACGTACGCACTTTTGTTTACTATATATGCAAATCGTGTGTGTCTCTGAGTTACTCATGTGTAAACAATGCCGTTGAGTCATTTTATGGCGTCGGTCATTGCGGCACATTTGATTAAATTTACAGCTTCAAGCGGGAAATCTAAACATGGTATTGACAAAAGTAGGTAACATGTTGCAATTCGACAGCTATCTATTAGTTATAGCCACGCATTCACTGCTAACACAAgtaactctctctctctcagaCACACTCACTCATGCACCCAATCATGCACCCACCCAATCATCCAGGCATACACCAACCTacgcattcacacacacatacgcacgcaggcacacacacacacacatacacacacacacacacacacacacacacacacacactcacgcaagCACAAACCCAACACCTACACACgcactctctcacacacatacgcacacacacactcacacacgcaaactcccatgcacgcacatggacaaacgcacacacgtaTACGCACGTACGTAcactttctctctctctctctctcacacacacacacacacacacacacacacacacacacacacacacacacgcacgcaagcatgcacacacattaTTAGCATGGTGTCGAATCCAAGCGTTATCAACTGCGGTAAACAAGCAGCGTTGCTTTGGACAAATGTATTTAGAGATGAAAGCGTGTATCAAGACATTAAAAGTTAATGTTATCTATAGGGGCATaattatgacgtcattgcATTTAGAATTTTTCTGTCttgattattaaattttacaTGTAATAAGCTAAAATCaaaattagctaattaaattTAGTAAGAGTAAGAAGTGTATGTAAGTAACAGTTATTTGTTTAGAAAAGGGTAAGTATGCGTTTCCTAATACCGGACAAGCAATACTGTATCCGGATACCTTCTCATTCGTCAATGCAAGTAATGGTAAAACGTTGGTTGCTTATGCGTCTAATGCTATCGACGGACgaataaacagaaatgaaagTGGTCATAGAATGATTGCCAACTGCGCTGCAACTAAACCTCAGTCTCAGGAAAAGAGCAAAGTCCATTATCTGCAAATCGACTTGCAgacaaaattttttatttttgccGTTCGATTACATCTGAGAGACAACGAGTACAATCGAACACAACAAAAAGGTTTGGTTATTGAAGTGAGTGACTCAACTGAGCAGTCTGAATCAAAGCAGTGCGACGAACCCTATACAACAGTTTCAAATCAATCTCCTCTATTCATATGCCAAAAGTACGGACGATATGTTTATGCAGTTCTCCGCGACAGCGTTGGGCCTCTTCAAGTTTGTGAAATTCAGATACTTAAAAGTAGAGTTCTACAAATCCAAATTAAGAAGTTGTTGATACACTAATGCAAATGCCGTGATTTACAGGAATGGAGCTCAAAGGTTCGAATGCTGCTGTTCTTTATCCAGATAGTGTTTTGACGGCTGGAGGCAAACGGGCAGTTGCTTCAAATGCaataaatggaaaatatagcGTCGGAGAGTCTGGCGCAGGTGGTGCTACCAACTGTGCAGTTACCAGTGAAAATACTACCGATCAAATTCCCAAATATCTACGCATCGACTTGGGTAGAGGTGAAGTTATTCAATATATCAAACTTCGTTTAAGAGATAGAATCGAGTCAGGTGAAGAGCGTGGATTCGAAAGCCAACGCGGTCTTACTATTTCAGTGGGCGTTACTGACTATCTCAACAAATCGACAATGTGTGGCAACCCATTCGATCCAATACGACAGGGTCAAGCACCTTACGTAGACTGTAAATTTAACGGCTTAATTGGCAGATTCGCTCAATACATCTGGATTGTGCTGACCGCACCGAAACGTCTTGAAATATGCGAAGTTGAAATTTTCTATGCAGGTAGACATGACATTGCatcatcttaattaattaatacgaAACAAAGCAATCTGAAATTTTGAATATATTATATGTGAAATGTTCTAATATTCGGGCAAAGTTAACATGAAATTTGTGTTTAGACTCAGAAATAAGATGCGTACAACCATTAGACCCATCGAATGGAATGTACTCATTCGATAGGTTGACTAGAGGAAGTCGTCTCTCACTGCAATGCGAGCGTGGATATGAAGCCACTCACAAGGAAGTGACGTGTGGTGACAAGGGATATTGGGAGCCACTACCGCCCAAATGCCAAGGTGTTTTATAGTTATACCTTacattttgaaattttttattaGTAGCTTAATTCCGTTAGTAAAATGATGCTCACGCATGTCCTAGAGTTACTTGCGATAATCTAAAACGTGAATCACTTGAACACGGATATATTACGCTCCAATGCAAGCAACTGGATTGCGTTGCTAAATATCAATGCCGTGAGGGATACGAAATTGTCGGAAACTCCAACAGAACATGCAGTATGAATGGGAAATGGTCTGGCCCAACTCCCTATTGTCGCGAAGGCAATACCGttataaaattattttctaTTACTAATAGACGACATGCAATGTCTGCTAATGGTGCTGTTACTGCATGCGTACCACTTACATGTATGGTCCAATGCTGTAATAATTCACTTTAACTAATctactaatttattgtattaaaAGTAATATTTTACAACAGCATCTTTTGAGAACGTATGTAGCTGTTTTTCCAATGAATGTCAACTACCTCTAGCAACTCAAACAGCAAATGCTTTCAAACGGTCAACGTCTACGTAAATACGGCATAGTTTAGTTTTGCTGAATTGCTTTTTATGTATTCTGCAAAATTACTTTAATTAGTTTGCTAAAGATTATATATACAAGATAACGCAACATTTAACAAAAATAGGAAAGCAGGGAAGTGCTTGAAGACATAGAGAAActcgcgcgcatgtgtgtttTAGTATATGTAACAAAGAGTAACAATGACATGTTTAAAGCAATGCTAAATACTTTATTTacctgtttaattaagtaattttaCAAGATTGTTATTGGTGGTCTAATAccgacatgggcataattatggagccaccccgAGCATGTGAGACagtgcaagtacatgcatctacagtaacagctgcactttttaaTGAgttaaaacaagtcataatggtgaggtatttgctctgattgtgccatctacatgtctgagattggaggtgatgtgtGACCTGTAGAGATACACGACTGCTTCTTCAACCAGTAAATTTcaaaaagttaattaataatcataatcgttttcaaaaagcttctaaacaataaaatgactttgttcatgtcagaagacatactcaaagattaaatagagactatacgtttcagtttactaaatagagactatacgtttcagtttacttgcatattgtgagtctattctcatctgctcttgtgactTCACAACACCGGAATGCATGGTATGGTGTctgtggttagtctggtcattctctttAGTTAATCTTTTTGTTGCGACGGGTTGGAaaagcgtccaatcagaacaatataaatacccaaatagcatgatgATGTAGaatcataaatctgcaatgttcTGTTGATGGCCATACCTCAGTTGATATGGGGGTGGCACCATAATTATACCCATGTCTGTAAATCCATCAGTATTAATGGTGATAATAGTTGTCTTGTCTTAGTTACTTGCAATAATCTAACACGTGAATCACTTGAAAACGGATTTATTACTCTTCAATGCTGGCAACCGGATTGCGTTGCTACCTATCAATGCCGTGAGGGATACGAGATTGTCGGAAACTCCAACAGGACATGTGAACTGAATGGAAAATGGTCTGGCTCAACTCCCTTTTGTCGCAAGTGTAAGACAGCTTTTACGTGTTGAACTGTTAAGAATTATTTTCTGTTACTTTATTAACTTAATGATCTAGAGACAACGTTCCCACAAGTGGTATACTGACTATATCACTTATAACGTGGGCGATGGCAGTGTTGTTCCTTTGCAGAATATTATTCGTTCTAATGTACAAATTTATACATTACGAGAGCATCttctatatataatttttgtcCTAACGATTGTCAATTTTTCTAATGATTGTCAACAGTATCTAGCAGTTTGAACAgcaaatgttgaatgtctatGCGTACAGTCTAAAGCATACGGTATTATAATTGGCAATTGCAAGTCTACGGGATTTTTGACTATTTGATTTTGTATAAATTTTAATGTGACCCTAACAAAATCGGTTTTTTACAAGGCTATATACAAGttttacaaaaaatttaataaacataGGAAATCAGGCAGATGCTTCAAGGTAGAGAATTAAACGCTATTAGAAGACGAACTAGCAAGCGCGCATGGTTACTCTCAATCAGTAACTAAATTTTAACAATACTTACAGCTACTGATTACCTGCAACTTTACAAAGCAATCTTATATAAACGCACAAAGAAAAATCAATTTGGAAGCATTGTGCAACtcacagttaattaacttCTTTCTTACTAATAGCTGTTTTCTGTGATGACCTGATACACGAACTTGTTACTGAAGACACATTTATCTGCAAAGCACGATGTAGAGAAGTAGATTGTCTTGCCTTGTGCAGCTGCAAAGTGGGATACGAGTTAATCGGAAATTCCTACATAAGATGTCAGGCAAATGGAAAGTGGTCAGAATCAACTTTCTCTTGCAGCAGTAAGATGGATCTATATATCTCTGACTTGTATTTGAATATAACTGTTATTATGCTTTTCTTCTACTAGAAAAAACCTGCATACCGTTAATCGATCCAAAGAATGGCTATGTCAACGTTTCTAGTCGAAATTATGATTACGGATCCGAGGCAAATTATACTTGCAACCATGGCTTTACCTTGATTTATGGAAATAGTAGTAGAAAATGTCAAAGCTACGGACAGTGGAGCGGATTTCAACCAATTTGTAAACGTAAGTTATAcaatattaacttaattaaaacatgtTACACTGACGACTAAGAGAGGGGCACACTTTTTCTGGAAAAAATACATAGCCTGCCTGTGCTACGACGACGGCCAGTTTGATCGATATAATCACGCCCCTTTTGTTTAGATCAAGCCCTCATTTCGTTTCGTAACTAGTCTTGCAAATATACATGATCACAGTCAAATCAATTAAACAACATCTTGATGATGCCGATGTAAATCGTGACGTGCCATCTGTCATCTAGATATATTGAATAACGTCAGTTTATCAAATTTCGTCTAGTCAAACCTTATCATACAGTGACATCTAAAACATttctgtatattaattaagaatattACTTGAGAACAAGGTGCTATAGTAACATCCTGGTCtgccattgtttgtctgtctgtctggcatGTGTTTAATCCACCAATAAATCAAAGCAACAGAGTGCCTGACAATCACGTTGTTGCAATCATGTATCATAGACAAAGTGTTTGTCCGTGTTTACTTGCGAGGGCGTGCGTCTATGCAATATGAGCAAACGCTAAACAACAAAGATTTGCTATGAAGatttatgtattttaataataacaatttttttgttataGACGTGTGCGCATTTGTCAATTTGACAAATACAACGTCAACTTGCAGCGTTGACAGCAATGGAAAGGCTGTCAAAGCCTGTCTAGAAGCAATTCAGTGCCATTCCCGGATGAGCCCAGTTTGTGGCACTGATGCAAGAACGTATCAAAACAAGTGTCTTTTGAAAGTTGCAGCGTGCGATAAATCGATAGACATTAAAGTAGCGGCACAAGACAGCTGCCGATACGGTATAAGACTCCAAATCAACTTTACATGCCTTTGTAATAGCTTTGTTTTTACAATTATAGGAGGAATTTGCACTCAGAGAAAACCTGCTCCCAGAGATGGTGTCACTTGCAGACAAACGACTCTTCGCTACTGGTATAATAGCGACACGGGAGACTGCGAAAGTTATTCTGCTGGTCATTGCTTCAATGGTCATAATAGCTTCTACACAATCGGAGACTGCCAAGAAAAATGTGTTAATCGTATGTATCTGGAAAATACCTGCAATTCAATCCATCATTGTGTAGAGTTTTCATTATTGTAATTTTATTGCGATCTTAATATTAAACACAtttataaattactaaaatttaaaaatctattaaaatttctagaaaaagtgACATCTTAAAACTCTTTTCAAAACCTTATATTATTAAGATTAAGTGCACTAATATTTTACCTCTCACCGTGTTTCGTAGTCAGAAAGGGCAATTTACAGCAATATTTTTGTATAAATATAATAGAAGACATATAATATAGAAGAATCATGTTCTATTATATTTTAAAGTAGTAGTCTTGTAATTTTTCGTATTCTTAAATAGGTTTACACTCATGCACATACAatcagtgacacacacacacacaaacacacacacacacacacacacacacacacacacacacacacacacgcaaacacacacacacacacacacacacacacacacacacacacgcgcgcgcgcgcgcgcgcacacacacacacacacacacacacacacacacacacacacacacgcacacacacacacacacacacacacacacacacactacacgtAAACGACATTAAtcatattttctattttagatGATGTCTGTCGTCTTCCTCGCGATCTTGGTAAATGCCAAAACAACAGCACCCGACACTTCTACAATCAGACATCTAACACATGTGAAGAATTTTCTTACGGTGGTTGCTCAGGCAACGAAAACAACTTTATAGATAAGTTTGTCTGCAAGAATAAGTGTAAGAAATCTAAATGCTACattgttacttaattaatgcaaaatTAATAATCATGTGGAAAAGGTTGTATTTGCAATTCTTTGATATCCAAATCTCAAGCTCAAAAGAAAAGACAAGCCAGTATAATTTAGCTTTGATTTAACTTAAACGTTGTCTATTAATTTAATTCGTTGCTTTGGTGTTTAGTTCTTCTATTGTACATCAACTCTGCCAAATTGGATAAACGTAGCAAACCATTCTACAAAGGAAAAGTGATGAAAGTTTGCAAAG of the Corticium candelabrum chromosome 2, ooCorCand1.1, whole genome shotgun sequence genome contains:
- the LOC134176325 gene encoding E-selectin-like — translated: MGIIMEPPRACETVQVHASTVTAALFNELKQVIMRYTTASSTITCNNLTRESLENGFITLQCWQPDCVATYQCREGYEIVGNSNRTCELNGKWSGSTPFCRKSVFCDDLIHELVTEDTFICKARCREVDCLALCSCKVGYELIGNSYIRCQANGKWSESTFSCSKKTCIPLIDPKNGYVNVSSRNYDYGSEANYTCNHGFTLIYGNSSRKCQSYGQWSGFQPICKHVCAFVNLTNTTSTCSVDSNGKAVKACLEAIQCHSRMSPVCGTDARTYQNKCLLKVAACDKSIDIKVAAQDSCRYGGICTQRKPAPRDGVTCRQTTLRYWYNSDTGDCESYSAGHCFNGHNSFYTIGDCQEKCVNHDVCRLPRDLGKCQNNSTRHFYNQTSNTCEEFSYGGCSGNENNFIDKFVCKNKCCICNSLISKSQAQKKRQAILLLYINSAKLDKRSKPFYKGKVMKVCKAKDGRPSQVVKGDIISLILNKTNGGCLCPKLTTGSTYRLSVDATEKKPNNLWDMTVPENYHLKEISKC
- the LOC134176323 gene encoding uncharacterized protein LOC134176323; protein product: MSLTNSVILASILIISSAVAKEESKYAFPNTGQAILYPDTFSFVNASNGKTLVAYASNAIDGRINRNESGHRMIANCAATKPQSQEKSKVHYLQIDLQTKFFIFAVRLHLRDNEYNRTQQKGLVIEVSDSTERSESKQCDEPYTTVSNQSPLFICQKYGRYVYAVLRDSVGPLQVCEIQILKRMELKGSNAAVLYPDSVLTAGGKRAVASNAIDGKYSVGESGAGGATNCAVTSENTTDQIPKYLRIDLGRGEVIQYIKLRLRDRIESGEERGFESQRGLTISVGVTDNLSKSTMCGVPFDPIRQGQAPYVDCKFNGLIGRFAQYIWIVLNATRSLEICEVEAFYAGKLNFS